From the genome of Deltaproteobacteria bacterium:
TGTCTGGCCAGAAAACTGAGTGCAGCAAGTGCTGCTTCCTTCCTGCGGATGCCTGCGGATTTGAAGTCCAGTTGCTGCACCTCTGCAGCAGTGGCTGGTATGTCCACTCCCTTTGCCAGCAGAACCTGACCTTCCGAGTCGAGACGTGCAAAGAACGGTCTGCCTCTGGCGACCCCCTCAGGTGACAGAGCCACCACAATATCCGGCTGTTCAACCCCGGTGAAGTCAATAGGCTCGGGAGAGAGGATGAGTTCGCTGACCGAGGGCCCCCGCATGACTGTCACGTTGTAGTCATTTTTTTGAGTCACATGCATGCCGCTGGAAATGGCAGCCCGGGCCAGCAGCAGACCGGCGGAAATCACCCGGCCGCCGGCACTGCCGAGCAAAACTATTTCCCTTCTCGCCTGCAGCAGAGGCGCAAAATCACTCTGGTATTCCGGCCATGGTTCTCTGCGCCTCTTCGCCCGCATTTGCTGCTGATACCTGCCACCGTATTCAGGGCGCTGGTTGGCCGCAACCGCACCAGTAAAAGGCGGCAGCTCGTCCATGAGAGTCTGCATCTGCCTGGGTGACATCCTGTTCCACCTGAGATAGCGGCCCGGGCACAGCCCCCAGACATCCACCACGGCAAAACCTTCAAAGGAAATGGCCTCTGCCAGAATGGCAGCAAGATCTTTGTGGTACACTGAACAGCGTCTCACGTAGGGTGCGCCCGCAGCTGCAGCAACGCTGCAGATGTCCATTGGCTTTTCCAGGGTGTTCAGGAGTCCAGAGGCCACAGCAGCCTCTGCTGGCGTGGTACAGGAAAACTGGCCGCCCGTCATGCCAAAATTGAAATTGTTGAGCACCAGCAAGGTCACATTCAGATTGCGGCGGCAGGCCGCCAGCAGGTGGGCCCCGCCAATGCCCATGCCGCCGTCTCCCATGGTTGCCACCACGGTGAGGTCGGGACGGGCCAGCTTGAGGCCAGCCGCATAGGTAAGGGCCCGGCCGTGCAGGCCGTGCAGGGCATGAGTAGCAAAAAAGGTGTCAAAGAGCCCGCAGCAGCCTATGTCGCTCACAATGGCCACTTCACTGCCGCTGAGGCCCAGATGCTGCAAGGCGCGGTCCAGGCTGTGCAGGCTTCTGTCGTGCGAACAGCCAGGGCAGAAAACCGGCGGCCTATGGGGATTGAGCAGACTCGCCATCAAGCACCTCTCTGACGATTTCCTCGGGGCTGATGAGCTTGCCCGACATCTTGCCCAGAAAGTCCACCCGCTGCTTCCCAAGAACTCGCCTCACTTCGAGGACATACTGGCCCAGGTTCATTTCCACCACCAGCACACGCTGCACTCCAGCAGCAGCAC
Proteins encoded in this window:
- a CDS encoding 2-oxoacid:acceptor oxidoreductase family protein yields the protein MASLLNPHRPPVFCPGCSHDRSLHSLDRALQHLGLSGSEVAIVSDIGCCGLFDTFFATHALHGLHGRALTYAAGLKLARPDLTVVATMGDGGMGIGGAHLLAACRRNLNVTLLVLNNFNFGMTGGQFSCTTPAEAAVASGLLNTLEKPMDICSVAAAAGAPYVRRCSVYHKDLAAILAEAISFEGFAVVDVWGLCPGRYLRWNRMSPRQMQTLMDELPPFTGAVAANQRPEYGGRYQQQMRAKRRREPWPEYQSDFAPLLQARREIVLLGSAGGRVISAGLLLARAAISSGMHVTQKNDYNVTVMRGPSVSELILSPEPIDFTGVEQPDIVVALSPEGVARGRPFFARLDSEGQVLLAKGVDIPATAAEVQQLDFKSAGIRRKEAALAALSFLARQRKVISLEMLEDAINRTFKGAKLARAMEIVARAAKMPG